In Ilumatobacter fluminis, the following proteins share a genomic window:
- a CDS encoding SdrD B-like domain-containing protein: protein MSALIRRLLAVALVVTSAIVISPAAPTAVAAGTPDIVVTSSMPGQVLVGENITISIEVANPGGPDGYNTLIRDVLPAGVSYLPGSSDPEPLQYPQVDGTTVLVWSNVADSLTGTTIGVSYEVSSVLPTYDAGTFVQNAASAYTNSNPRIKPRVDGTGTPIGITYTGNDDADPARTDIVPFTITKSENNEENEMLRGVHDHKSLYTLQIDNNLVGPTTGFSVVDYLPANLEFLGCGAVDNSTPGTEEYPGAGRIDDTLDPILAESPCVIPSSVTTETVDPDGPGPMEFDVYTRVEWDAAAIATARGAADLAPGGQFVIEYIAAIPLRENVDTDPVPATANLDNNTGDLTTETEGESYNYTAAVGTYDGVQWSDDDIDAFVAEDIRIVKSGGDGDFLQGDTLTYTLDVATSEYALATGPITITDTLPNALDFVEARPTETSGPVLNPDGSLTITWIIDPGFAGPSGSVVVEIDTLVREFYRLGDGGNGTPVASRDSFANTTDTAAVITTMTDNDGSSTDIPQIDDSAAGSSSAGPVILKEVSEPVVPGTLTCADGAGVTFDPDFATDYRPGDHVCYRLTVQFAGGLTTLQPRVRDFLPDGFELDTAAAGGGWQFGAANTVAAGDVTFVDDSPVLAWNLADMFPDAVTGAGQTFQVVVQTVVSHPTEIQPGDIAENLMKFSHRNTGGQVFQLRDDALAELSEAIVGLDKGIIELNGSPISGTPVDQQDVQEGDVVTYQITLSNTGNENANNVSVRDVLPGDIACAQVSAISDGGACDTVNDWIQWDDTDGIAVAAGGSYTLTYDVTVPTGISAGSVLVNTAGVRTYEGDTNSGSPFVYVPANNIDGTLTPNTDRADDTARITTDLPVIDKVRTTSVDEPGNAAANQATIGETISYTVTLDLPAGLSYYNATITDNLTNEHDLIAGSVMATLDTVALPTAGLTLTVDDATNRWRIDFPATYSVAPGADQQIVVTFDAVVTDVASNVRNTTVNNRVDFNYQNVAGATRNVNDAVNTQIVEPNIVLDKVDDDADGLVTSGQEIGYTLTVTNDNGVARVSTAHDTVVVDTVPDQLIVLDGPGGSPVADNGTVGPDNGTWNETARTITWTIDTIAPGTSVDLDYAVTVADPIVAAAELRNTAIATTSSLDGDTAGERTSTSPNGGQGTGYQDPAENTVRVPVLELTKTGTPDTATVGETVTYTLEATVPGGVIAYDATIVDDLPAGITFESLVSVTCVEDGGACVPDIASVDVVPAAGPYASGDDIAFFLGDLLTPSADDRVVTIVYETFVSDVAAADDGATLTNGAVLGWNTADDIAGTPTDVPAPGDFASVTPEVDDDVDTVEPTLTIDKDVAGQNADDDNRRAVPGDVLTYTITVTNTGTSAAYDATVTDVVTDDTWAFVDTTVAAGVTNTDSDPVGGLEWTIDGPIAPNASVVITYTLTVPDTYDSSNEIVAGPEQVNTADVPSYWAVDETTRTANPDRDFREYDDVVEDVVEIELDLASIGDFVWFDVNDDGIQDPGEPVLADVTVTVTYHGPDGVLGGTDDEVFVVETDENGLYLVENLPGGQYTVDVDEADPDFLAGLAPSYDLDGGTAGPNGVWTGSLGEDQDRRDVDFGYTGTGTIGDTIWLDQDLDGVQDAGEAGLSGVDVTVTWHGPDGVLGGADDIVYDTTTDANGNYLVEDLPAGAYTVTVDTDDIPADYVNVSDPDTANPGDSTSTLLLGPGASDLDQDFGYAGNGSIGDTIWLDTNGDGVQNVGETGLSGVVVEIVHGGPDGIIGNADDSLFTATTDENGNYLVENLPYGPYEVTVTGAITALDNTGDPDGGGDDTSLTELTPAEPNDLDQDFGYQGTSVLGDRVWLDLNRDGVQDAGEPGLAGITVTATGPNDAVIVTTTDDAGNYLFPNIFDGEWTVTIDAGTLPDGLEPTGDDDGLGTPNESTTDLATSDLDQDFGYAGPGRIGDTVWLDLDGDGTINGDEAGLGGVTVTLEWAQPSGPPIVLTTTTAADGTYSFDNLPLGDYTVTVDTDTLPAGVAATFDFDGGDDSTSDVTLTVDEPVRLDQDFGYQGAGTIGDTVWFDRNGDGVFDADESPLPGVTVELVWDGPDGPETFTTVTDDNGEYLFEKLAPGDYTVTVDTDTLPDGMVPTFDADGGLDSTSALTLADGEVNLDQDFGYQGTGSIGDTVWIDLDGDGVQGPNEPGIPGQTVELTWESRDGSVTYTTTTDENGNYLFDNLPPADYTITVVGGIVDDAVNTGDPGDDGDSTNSITLADGEDNLDQDFGYQGINAIGDTVWYDVDADGIDDGATAEPRLEGVDVSVVWFGVDGIEGTDDDVTLPTTTTNVDGLYLVTGLPDGSYSVTVTDGVPAGLDTITYDGDGATADLDGTSIVTDLGVGVDTPVVDVAQDFGYTGSGSIGDTIWLDQNADGVIDPGESGIPGAEVTLTWAGPDGVLETADDLVYPTVTTDEDGNYLVEMLPAGPFRVDVANIPAGLSSTFDPDGGADDSSELTLDPGESNLDQDFGYVGDASIGDTVFVDLDADGVQDLDEPGVPGVTVTVTSPGADGVLGTADDIVVVTVTDEAGQYLVDGLPAGTTTVSYDPADLDDGYEPDSDLDGGDPTVTTVELELGDEIRDVDFGIVGDASLDGTIWVDTDGDGVQDPNEPGIPDVDVIITWDGPNGPVTVVVTTDEDGNWTLPTVPPGDYTVEVDISTVPPGFVATTPTDDALSLPVGGDGSSVAGFVPAASIGDTIWNDLDADGVQDPGEPGLPGITVTLYDDSGEIVATTTTDADGNYLFDDLVPGTYTVVVDPNALTTWTITFDPDGGNDGRITIDLDAGDERLDIDVGLVQRTLPQSGGGSGLILPATLIMLAGAALLGLRSFGRRRTA from the coding sequence ATGTCCGCACTGATCCGCCGCCTCCTCGCGGTCGCACTCGTCGTCACGAGCGCGATCGTGATCAGCCCTGCCGCCCCGACGGCGGTCGCTGCCGGTACCCCCGACATCGTCGTCACGTCGTCGATGCCGGGGCAGGTGTTGGTGGGTGAGAACATCACGATCAGCATCGAGGTCGCCAACCCCGGCGGCCCCGACGGCTACAACACGCTGATCCGCGACGTCCTCCCGGCCGGCGTCTCGTACCTTCCCGGATCGAGCGACCCCGAGCCGCTGCAGTACCCGCAGGTCGACGGCACCACCGTGCTCGTCTGGTCGAACGTCGCCGACTCGCTCACCGGCACCACCATCGGCGTGAGTTACGAGGTGTCGAGCGTCCTGCCGACCTACGACGCCGGCACCTTCGTCCAGAACGCCGCCTCGGCCTACACGAACAGCAATCCGCGGATCAAGCCGCGAGTCGACGGCACCGGTACCCCGATCGGCATCACCTACACCGGCAACGACGACGCCGACCCCGCCCGCACCGACATCGTCCCGTTCACCATCACGAAGAGCGAGAACAACGAAGAGAACGAGATGCTGCGCGGGGTGCACGACCACAAGTCGCTCTACACCCTCCAGATCGACAACAACCTCGTCGGCCCGACCACCGGCTTCAGCGTGGTCGACTACCTGCCGGCGAACCTCGAGTTCCTCGGGTGTGGTGCCGTCGACAACTCGACCCCGGGCACCGAGGAGTATCCCGGTGCCGGGCGCATCGACGACACGCTCGATCCGATCCTCGCGGAATCGCCGTGCGTGATCCCCTCGTCGGTCACCACCGAAACCGTCGACCCCGACGGTCCTGGTCCGATGGAGTTCGACGTCTACACCCGCGTGGAGTGGGACGCCGCTGCGATCGCCACCGCGCGCGGCGCTGCCGATCTCGCACCCGGCGGCCAGTTCGTCATCGAGTACATCGCCGCGATTCCCCTGCGGGAGAACGTCGACACCGACCCCGTTCCGGCCACCGCCAATCTCGACAACAACACGGGCGACCTCACCACCGAAACCGAGGGCGAGAGCTACAACTACACGGCCGCGGTCGGCACGTACGACGGTGTCCAGTGGAGCGACGACGACATCGATGCGTTCGTCGCCGAGGACATCCGGATCGTGAAGAGCGGCGGCGACGGGGACTTCCTCCAGGGCGACACCCTCACCTACACCCTCGACGTGGCCACCAGCGAGTACGCCTTGGCGACCGGACCGATCACGATCACCGACACCCTCCCCAATGCCCTCGACTTCGTCGAGGCCCGTCCGACCGAGACGTCGGGGCCGGTCCTGAACCCCGACGGTTCGCTCACCATCACCTGGATCATCGATCCCGGCTTCGCCGGCCCGTCGGGCAGCGTCGTCGTCGAGATCGACACCCTCGTCCGCGAGTTCTACCGGCTGGGTGACGGGGGTAACGGCACGCCCGTCGCCTCGCGCGACTCGTTCGCCAACACCACCGACACCGCGGCGGTCATCACGACGATGACCGACAACGACGGATCGAGCACCGACATCCCCCAGATCGACGACTCGGCCGCGGGCTCCAGCTCGGCCGGCCCGGTGATCCTGAAAGAGGTCAGCGAGCCGGTCGTCCCGGGCACCCTCACGTGCGCCGACGGCGCGGGCGTCACGTTCGACCCCGACTTCGCAACCGACTACCGGCCCGGCGACCACGTCTGCTACCGGCTGACGGTTCAGTTCGCCGGCGGTCTCACGACGTTGCAGCCCCGGGTGCGCGACTTCCTGCCGGACGGCTTCGAGCTCGACACCGCTGCTGCCGGCGGCGGCTGGCAGTTCGGTGCGGCCAACACGGTCGCTGCGGGCGACGTCACCTTCGTCGACGACAGCCCGGTGCTGGCGTGGAATCTCGCCGACATGTTCCCCGACGCCGTCACCGGAGCCGGCCAGACGTTCCAGGTCGTCGTCCAGACGGTCGTGAGCCACCCGACCGAGATCCAACCCGGCGACATTGCCGAGAATCTGATGAAGTTCAGCCATCGCAACACGGGCGGACAGGTGTTCCAGCTCCGCGACGACGCACTGGCGGAGTTGAGCGAGGCGATCGTCGGACTCGACAAGGGCATCATCGAGCTCAACGGCAGCCCGATCAGCGGCACACCGGTCGACCAGCAGGACGTGCAGGAAGGCGACGTCGTCACCTACCAGATCACGCTGTCGAACACCGGGAACGAGAACGCGAACAATGTCTCGGTCCGCGACGTCCTCCCCGGTGACATCGCCTGTGCCCAGGTGTCCGCGATCAGTGACGGCGGTGCCTGCGACACCGTGAACGACTGGATCCAATGGGACGACACCGACGGCATCGCCGTGGCAGCCGGGGGCTCGTACACACTCACCTACGACGTCACCGTCCCGACCGGTATCTCGGCCGGTTCGGTCCTCGTCAACACCGCAGGGGTCCGCACGTACGAAGGCGACACCAACTCCGGTTCGCCGTTCGTGTACGTGCCGGCGAACAACATCGACGGCACGCTCACCCCGAACACCGACCGCGCCGACGACACCGCCCGGATCACGACCGATCTGCCGGTCATCGACAAGGTGCGCACCACGAGCGTCGACGAGCCCGGCAACGCAGCGGCCAACCAGGCGACCATCGGTGAGACGATCTCGTACACCGTCACCCTCGACCTTCCCGCCGGTCTCTCGTACTACAACGCCACGATCACCGACAACCTCACGAACGAGCACGATCTGATCGCCGGCTCGGTCATGGCAACGCTCGACACCGTGGCGCTCCCGACCGCCGGACTGACCCTGACCGTCGACGACGCGACCAACCGGTGGCGCATCGACTTCCCGGCGACCTACTCGGTCGCCCCGGGTGCCGACCAGCAGATCGTGGTCACGTTCGATGCCGTCGTCACCGACGTCGCCTCCAACGTGCGAAACACGACGGTCAACAACCGGGTCGACTTCAACTATCAGAACGTGGCCGGTGCAACCCGGAACGTCAACGACGCCGTGAACACCCAGATCGTCGAGCCGAACATCGTGCTCGACAAGGTCGACGACGATGCCGACGGCCTCGTCACCTCCGGCCAGGAGATCGGCTACACGTTGACGGTCACCAACGACAACGGCGTCGCTCGGGTCTCGACCGCGCACGACACCGTCGTCGTCGACACGGTCCCCGACCAGCTGATCGTGCTCGACGGCCCCGGCGGCAGCCCCGTCGCCGACAACGGCACCGTGGGCCCCGACAACGGCACTTGGAACGAGACGGCCCGCACCATCACGTGGACGATCGACACGATCGCCCCGGGAACGTCCGTCGACCTCGACTACGCCGTCACCGTCGCCGACCCGATCGTGGCGGCCGCCGAGTTGCGCAACACCGCGATCGCGACGACCTCGTCGCTCGACGGCGACACCGCCGGTGAACGCACCTCCACGTCGCCCAACGGCGGCCAGGGCACCGGCTACCAGGACCCGGCCGAGAACACGGTTCGCGTCCCGGTCCTCGAACTGACCAAGACGGGCACACCCGACACGGCGACCGTCGGTGAAACCGTCACCTACACCCTCGAGGCGACCGTGCCCGGCGGTGTCATCGCCTACGACGCGACGATCGTCGACGATCTGCCCGCCGGCATCACCTTCGAGTCGCTCGTCTCCGTGACGTGCGTCGAGGACGGCGGTGCCTGCGTACCCGACATCGCCTCGGTCGACGTCGTCCCCGCCGCGGGCCCGTACGCCAGCGGCGACGACATCGCCTTCTTCCTCGGCGATCTCCTCACCCCGTCCGCCGACGACCGGGTCGTCACGATCGTCTACGAGACCTTCGTGTCCGACGTCGCCGCCGCCGACGACGGTGCGACCCTCACGAACGGCGCCGTGCTCGGCTGGAACACGGCCGACGACATCGCGGGTACCCCGACCGACGTCCCCGCCCCGGGTGACTTCGCGAGCGTCACGCCCGAGGTCGACGACGACGTCGACACGGTCGAGCCGACCCTGACGATCGACAAGGACGTCGCCGGCCAGAACGCCGACGACGACAACCGGCGTGCCGTCCCCGGTGACGTGCTCACCTACACGATCACCGTCACGAACACCGGCACGTCGGCCGCCTACGACGCGACCGTCACCGATGTCGTCACCGACGACACGTGGGCCTTCGTCGACACCACCGTCGCCGCCGGCGTCACCAACACCGACAGCGACCCGGTCGGCGGACTCGAATGGACCATCGACGGTCCGATCGCGCCGAACGCCTCGGTCGTGATCACCTACACGCTCACCGTGCCCGACACCTACGACTCGTCGAACGAGATCGTCGCCGGGCCCGAGCAGGTCAACACCGCCGACGTCCCGAGCTACTGGGCCGTCGACGAGACGACCCGCACGGCCAACCCCGATCGTGACTTCCGCGAATACGACGACGTCGTCGAGGACGTCGTCGAGATCGAACTCGACCTCGCCTCGATCGGTGACTTCGTCTGGTTCGACGTCAACGACGACGGCATCCAGGACCCGGGCGAGCCGGTGCTCGCCGACGTGACCGTCACCGTCACGTACCACGGCCCCGACGGCGTGCTCGGCGGCACCGACGACGAGGTCTTCGTCGTCGAAACCGACGAAAACGGTCTGTACCTGGTCGAGAACCTCCCCGGCGGTCAGTACACCGTCGACGTCGACGAAGCCGACCCCGACTTCCTCGCCGGTCTCGCGCCGAGCTACGACCTCGACGGCGGCACCGCCGGCCCGAACGGCGTCTGGACCGGCAGCCTGGGCGAAGACCAGGACCGTCGCGACGTCGACTTCGGCTACACCGGGACGGGCACGATCGGCGACACGATCTGGCTCGACCAAGATCTCGACGGCGTCCAGGACGCCGGTGAGGCCGGTCTGTCCGGTGTCGACGTCACCGTCACCTGGCACGGCCCCGACGGCGTGCTCGGCGGCGCCGACGACATCGTCTACGACACGACGACCGACGCGAACGGCAACTACCTCGTCGAGGATCTGCCGGCCGGTGCGTACACGGTCACCGTCGACACCGACGACATCCCGGCGGACTACGTCAACGTCAGTGACCCCGACACCGCGAATCCCGGCGACAGCACGAGCACGTTGCTGCTCGGCCCGGGCGCGTCCGACCTCGACCAGGACTTCGGCTACGCCGGCAACGGCTCGATCGGCGACACGATCTGGCTCGACACGAACGGTGACGGCGTCCAGAACGTCGGTGAGACCGGCCTGTCCGGCGTCGTCGTCGAGATCGTCCACGGTGGCCCCGACGGCATCATCGGCAACGCCGACGACTCGCTGTTCACCGCGACCACCGACGAGAACGGCAACTACCTCGTCGAGAACCTCCCGTACGGACCGTACGAGGTCACCGTCACCGGTGCCATCACGGCGCTCGACAACACCGGCGACCCCGACGGCGGCGGCGACGACACGTCGCTGACCGAGCTCACCCCGGCCGAACCGAACGATCTCGATCAGGACTTCGGCTACCAGGGCACCTCGGTGCTCGGCGACCGTGTCTGGCTCGACCTGAACCGCGACGGCGTCCAAGACGCCGGTGAGCCCGGACTGGCCGGCATCACGGTCACCGCCACCGGCCCGAACGACGCCGTCATCGTCACGACGACCGACGACGCCGGCAATTACCTGTTCCCCAACATCTTCGACGGCGAGTGGACCGTCACGATCGACGCCGGCACCCTGCCCGATGGGCTGGAGCCGACGGGCGACGACGACGGCCTCGGCACGCCGAACGAGTCGACGACCGATCTGGCCACGAGTGATCTCGACCAGGACTTCGGTTACGCCGGTCCGGGCCGGATCGGCGACACCGTCTGGCTCGATCTCGACGGTGACGGGACCATCAACGGTGACGAGGCCGGCCTCGGCGGCGTCACCGTGACCCTCGAATGGGCCCAGCCCTCCGGTCCGCCGATCGTCCTCACGACGACGACGGCTGCCGACGGCACCTACTCGTTCGACAACCTGCCGCTCGGCGACTACACCGTCACCGTCGACACCGACACCCTGCCCGCCGGTGTCGCGGCGACCTTCGACTTCGACGGTGGCGACGACTCGACGAGCGACGTCACCCTGACCGTCGACGAGCCGGTCCGCCTCGACCAGGACTTCGGCTACCAGGGCGCCGGCACGATCGGCGACACGGTTTGGTTCGATCGCAACGGCGACGGCGTGTTCGACGCCGATGAGAGCCCGCTCCCGGGCGTGACCGTCGAGCTGGTCTGGGACGGTCCGGACGGACCGGAGACCTTCACGACGGTCACCGACGACAACGGTGAGTACCTCTTCGAGAAGCTCGCCCCGGGCGACTACACCGTCACCGTCGACACCGACACCCTGCCCGACGGCATGGTGCCCACCTTCGACGCCGACGGTGGTCTCGATTCGACGAGTGCGTTGACGCTCGCCGACGGTGAGGTGAACCTCGATCAGGACTTCGGCTACCAGGGCACCGGCTCGATCGGCGACACCGTCTGGATCGACCTGGACGGTGACGGCGTCCAAGGACCGAACGAACCGGGAATCCCCGGCCAGACCGTCGAGCTGACGTGGGAGAGCCGTGACGGCTCCGTCACGTACACCACGACGACCGACGAGAACGGCAACTACCTGTTCGACAACCTGCCTCCTGCCGACTACACGATCACCGTCGTCGGCGGGATCGTCGACGACGCCGTCAACACCGGCGACCCCGGTGACGACGGCGACTCGACCAACTCGATCACCCTCGCCGACGGCGAGGACAACCTCGACCAGGACTTCGGCTACCAGGGCATCAACGCCATCGGCGACACCGTCTGGTACGACGTCGACGCCGACGGCATCGACGACGGCGCCACGGCCGAACCACGCCTCGAGGGTGTCGACGTCAGCGTCGTGTGGTTCGGTGTCGACGGCATCGAGGGCACTGACGACGACGTCACCCTCCCGACGACCACCACGAACGTCGACGGCCTCTATCTCGTGACCGGGCTGCCCGACGGCAGTTACTCGGTCACGGTCACCGACGGCGTCCCTGCCGGTCTCGACACCATCACCTACGACGGTGACGGTGCGACGGCCGACCTCGACGGCACCTCGATCGTCACCGACCTCGGCGTCGGTGTCGACACGCCCGTCGTCGACGTCGCCCAGGACTTCGGGTACACCGGCTCGGGCTCGATCGGCGACACGATCTGGCTCGACCAGAACGCCGACGGCGTGATCGACCCCGGCGAGTCCGGCATTCCGGGCGCCGAGGTCACCCTGACCTGGGCCGGTCCCGACGGCGTCCTCGAGACCGCCGACGACCTCGTGTACCCGACCGTCACCACCGACGAGGACGGCAACTACCTCGTCGAAATGTTGCCGGCCGGCCCGTTCCGGGTCGATGTCGCCAACATCCCCGCGGGTCTGTCGTCGACCTTCGACCCCGACGGCGGCGCCGACGACTCGTCCGAGCTCACGCTCGATCCGGGTGAGTCGAACCTCGACCAGGACTTCGGCTACGTGGGTGACGCCAGCATCGGCGACACCGTGTTCGTCGACCTCGACGCCGACGGCGTCCAGGACCTCGACGAGCCCGGCGTCCCGGGTGTGACCGTCACGGTCACCTCGCCCGGGGCCGATGGCGTGCTCGGCACCGCCGACGACATCGTCGTCGTCACGGTGACCGACGAGGCCGGCCAGTACCTCGTCGACGGGCTCCCGGCCGGCACCACCACCGTGTCGTACGACCCGGCCGACCTCGATGACGGGTACGAACCCGACAGCGACCTCGACGGCGGCGACCCGACCGTCACCACCGTCGAGCTCGAGCTCGGCGACGAGATCCGCGACGTCGACTTCGGCATCGTCGGCGACGCCTCACTCGACGGGACGATCTGGGTCGACACCGACGGTGACGGCGTCCAGGACCCGAACGAGCCGGGCATCCCCGACGTCGACGTGATCATCACCTGGGACGGCCCGAACGGCCCCGTCACCGTCGTGGTCACCACCGACGAGGACGGCAACTGGACCCTTCCCACCGTGCCGCCGGGTGACTACACCGTCGAGGTCGACATCTCGACGGTGCCGCCGGGATTCGTGGCCACGACCCCCACCGACGACGCGCTGTC
- a CDS encoding DUF3097 family protein, which translates to MQYDRDILDEVADSRRRPEYPKLEVAMGLVVEDRASGFVGDVVRWNHEAVTLRDRKQHLRHFTWKPGGFLYEGKPVTLVRPAQQRTAVRTVTASGSFAADRSAGARVARASRIWVEGKHDAELVEHVWGDDLRELGIVVEPLHGADDLRAAVGEFGPSSQRRLGILLDHLVDGSKESRIAATVDHPAVLITGHPFVDVWAGIRPKVVGLAAWPDVPKGEPWKEGMCAALGVPFEGFWPRLRNQVRSFADLEPELIGAVERLIDFVTLDDA; encoded by the coding sequence ATGCAGTACGACCGCGACATCCTCGACGAGGTCGCCGACTCCCGACGCCGGCCCGAGTACCCGAAACTGGAGGTGGCGATGGGGCTCGTCGTCGAAGACCGCGCGAGCGGGTTCGTCGGGGACGTCGTGCGCTGGAACCACGAGGCGGTCACCCTCCGCGACCGCAAGCAGCATCTCCGCCACTTCACCTGGAAGCCGGGCGGCTTCCTGTACGAGGGCAAACCCGTCACGCTCGTCCGTCCCGCGCAACAGCGCACCGCCGTGCGGACGGTGACTGCCTCCGGCTCGTTCGCCGCCGATCGGTCCGCCGGTGCCCGAGTCGCCCGGGCGAGCCGGATCTGGGTCGAGGGCAAGCACGACGCCGAACTCGTCGAACACGTCTGGGGCGACGACCTCCGCGAGCTCGGCATCGTCGTCGAGCCGCTCCACGGTGCCGACGATCTGCGGGCGGCCGTCGGCGAGTTCGGCCCGTCCTCGCAACGTCGACTGGGCATCCTGCTCGACCACCTGGTCGACGGATCGAAGGAGTCGCGGATCGCAGCCACCGTCGACCATCCGGCGGTGCTGATCACCGGTCACCCCTTCGTCGACGTGTGGGCGGGCATCCGACCCAAGGTGGTCGGGCTCGCTGCGTGGCCGGACGTGCCGAAGGGGGAACCGTGGAAAGAAGGCATGTGCGCCGCCCTCGGTGTGCCGTTCGAGGGGTTCTGGCCCCGGCTCCGCAACCAGGTTCGGAGCTTCGCCGATCTCGAGCCCGAGCTGATCGGCGCCGTCGAGCGCCTGATCGATTTCGTCACCCTCGACGACGCCTGA
- a CDS encoding SCP2 sterol-binding domain-containing protein — translation MSTDTEPTIRYLSLAWMRELTREVAESEQLRELADEHTIGVTQVISDGPEGTVIYHLQVGDGEATFGAGPADPENVRMEQDWATAVAVATGAQNAQEAFITGRIKLYGDQQALMGAQPVFGALDSVFASVRERTRYE, via the coding sequence ATGAGCACCGACACCGAACCGACGATCCGCTACCTCAGCCTGGCGTGGATGCGCGAGCTCACCCGTGAGGTGGCCGAGAGTGAGCAACTCCGCGAACTCGCGGACGAGCACACGATCGGGGTCACCCAGGTGATCTCGGACGGCCCCGAGGGCACCGTGATCTACCACCTCCAGGTCGGCGACGGCGAGGCGACGTTCGGCGCCGGCCCGGCCGACCCCGAGAACGTGCGGATGGAGCAGGACTGGGCGACCGCCGTCGCGGTCGCCACCGGCGCCCAGAACGCACAGGAGGCATTCATCACGGGCAGGATCAAGTTGTACGGCGACCAGCAGGCGCTCATGGGGGCACAGCCGGTCTTCGGAGCCCTCGACTCGGTGTTCGCCTCGGTCCGCGAGCGCACCCGGTACGAGTAA
- a CDS encoding DNA-formamidopyrimidine glycosylase family protein gives MPEMPEVQAHAERLTEQFASRVLTRFRPITFTALKTALPAPDDAYGSELRRVGRRGKYLLLEFEPVVFAVHLMQGGRLLVDEKQSAKPRGGQARFVFDDGPALLLTEQGSERRAGVWALPAEDALATPPLDVLGPEADAITPPELVERFEIKNQRLHGFLRDQRSIAGLGRRLANEVCWRAKLSPFSMTGKLGIGGAEQVVAGIRAAIDEGLEYERGRADMSSSKDRPGNVHHNAGQACPVCGDEIRAVEYSSYTVEYCPTCQTSGKILADNTTSKFLK, from the coding sequence ATGCCGGAGATGCCCGAGGTCCAGGCGCACGCCGAGCGACTGACCGAACAGTTCGCCAGCCGCGTGCTCACGCGCTTCCGCCCGATCACGTTCACGGCACTCAAGACGGCGCTGCCGGCGCCCGACGACGCCTACGGCAGCGAGCTCCGGCGAGTGGGACGTCGCGGCAAGTACCTCCTCCTCGAGTTCGAGCCCGTGGTGTTCGCGGTGCACCTGATGCAGGGCGGCCGCCTTCTCGTCGACGAGAAGCAGTCGGCCAAACCCCGTGGCGGGCAGGCCCGATTCGTTTTCGACGACGGGCCAGCGCTGCTCCTCACCGAACAGGGCAGTGAGCGACGCGCCGGCGTGTGGGCACTCCCCGCCGAGGACGCCCTCGCCACGCCCCCGCTCGACGTGCTCGGCCCCGAGGCCGACGCGATCACCCCGCCCGAACTGGTGGAGCGGTTCGAGATCAAGAACCAGCGACTCCACGGGTTCCTGCGCGACCAGCGTTCGATCGCCGGGCTCGGACGACGCCTCGCGAACGAGGTGTGCTGGCGGGCGAAGCTCAGCCCGTTCTCGATGACCGGCAAGCTGGGTATCGGAGGCGCCGAACAGGTGGTCGCCGGCATCCGCGCCGCGATCGACGAAGGCCTCGAGTACGAGCGTGGTCGCGCCGACATGAGCTCGTCGAAGGATCGTCCCGGCAACGTGCATCACAACGCCGGTCAGGCGTGCCCGGTCTGCGGCGACGAGATCCGTGCGGTCGAGTACTCGTCGTACACCGTCGAGTACTGCCCGACCTGTCAGACGA